A single region of the Fusarium fujikuroi IMI 58289 draft genome, chromosome FFUJ_chr05 genome encodes:
- a CDS encoding phosphatidic acid-preferring phospholipase A1-like protein, which produces MAPGTAEKKVERSYLSSAVDSFNPWAASRSTTPTQKTKTEQETSTVATSANPDDHSITHIYGQSLRTYPSGCPPLKVQWFHAVDVPKRKPRLSKSTQPEKLSTQPKKYNSFSSSDSKALEAEYQKLLEELEEARTRAPGDVQTAPRKRKADVADDTADGLANQERGLSGSQSAGVRVPVNEDFLFDVDIECRELAPVYWLGPVYDVRRGTWFYHEGSNLRPCEENLAAQLEEGYLKLKPWLYPTRDRSPSGARRNLTPKASQENLHATAQGGAEQTGQTPVADGSTTEPSSRGQAQPQSYRLFGTYMNSLATYHDASTAYLNTDGMLSWVTSSMYQRFAGGSYMSGVRLVRGYSEPSKNKEKDIDTDKGKREEKQPKAADSGILLDEKQQKSLKRRSAPPTTRASHEDLAQNGSDNTPTQDPRRATLQRQLSSLLEGEGKTKAEKEEDIRRREEQEIQDDYNAQVGETQGREIEHLVLVTHGIGQLLSLRMESVNFVHDVNVLRKTIKSVYANSADLKALNSELGAGPGNCRVQVLPVCWRHLLDFPKKREKKGERDLGDVDDDEDEYPSLDDITIEGVAFARSLISDLALDVLLYQSSYRAQISRIVLNECNRIFKLFKERNPDFRGKVHLMGHSLGSAILFDLLCQQKRDQSAEPKSVLRLWPAQNISETPNKDHDLSLEFKVEDFFCLGSPIGLFQMLKGQTIAARHRNASSDIRDIHGGSTQGECFRTAPLSSGVEQISPLTGLPMSVSSPKIQQLFNIFHPSDPISYRLEPLISPTMSTLKPQLLPYTKRGIFGNVAPQGLTGIGAKVGQSVSGLWSSLSAGIASNLLNRSLGLSNEEVARITASAEGTGPETGAKTANRDVPNAAEKREATDARMKKLADSASVSDSGAGDRNPTLIDEEIETLYSNFQKNRAGPNKDQETTGTGIEKATADDDKKARKMRKEEAKVRALNRNGRVDYSIQESVLDFNPINTIASHMAYWADEDVNHFVLSQLLSNRSSVKRNETEPPSKNE; this is translated from the exons ATGGCACCAGGAACGGCCGAGAAAAAGGTCGAGAGGTCATATCTGAGCTCCGCTGTTGATTCTTTTAATCCTTGGGCTGCTAGTCGCAGCACAACTCCAACTCAAAAAACAAAGACTGAGCAGGAAACGTCAACGGTTGCAACCTCAGCAAACCCTGATGATCACAGCATAACCCACATTTATGGGCAAAGCCTTCGAACATATCCATCAGGATGCCCTCCTCTAAAAGTTCAGTGGTTCCATGCTGTAGATGTTCCCAAGCGGAAACCTCGCCTCAGCAAATCCACACAGCCGGAAAAGCTTTCGACACAACCAAAGAAGTACAACTCGTTTTCCTCTTCGGATTCCAAGGCCTTAGAAGCCGAGTATCAGAAGCTGCTCGAGGAACTAGAGGAGGCCCGGACTCGAGCACCTGGAGATGTGCAGACGGCCCCGAGAAAGCGCAAAGCTGATGTTGCAGATGACACCGCAGACGGACTTGCAAACCAGGAGCGCGGGCTGTCTGGATCGCAGTCAGCTGGAGTTCGTGTTCCCGTGAATGAGGACTTCTTATTCGACGTTGACATTGAATGCCGGGAATTGGCTCCTGTATATTGGCTTGGCCCAGTTTATGATG TACGCAGAGGGACATGGTTTTACCACGAAGGCTCTAACTTGCGCCCTTGCGAAGAGAATCTAGCCGCTCAGCTGGAGGAG GGCTACCTCAAGCTGAAGCCATGGCTATATCCCA CAAGAGACCGCAGTCCATCAGGAGCTAGAAGGAACCTCACACCGAAAGCGTCGCAAGAGAACTTACATGCAACAGCTCAGGGTGGAGCCGAGCAAACTGGCCAGACGCCAGTTGCTGATGGTTCTACAACTGAACCATCGTCTCGTGGCCAAGCCCAGCCCCAGTCATACCGATTATTTGGAACATACATGAACAGTTTGGCCACATACCATGATGCAAGCACTGCCTATTTAAATACGGATGGTATGCTTTCTTGGGTGACCTCTTCTATGTACCAAAGATTCGCTGGTGGGAGCTATATGAGCGGAGTGAGACTGGTTCGCGGCTATTCAGAACCTAgcaagaataaagaaaaagacatcGACACCGACAAGGgcaagagggaagagaaacaACCCAAAGCAGCTGACTCAGGTATTCTGCTGGACgaaaaacaacaaaagagTCTGAAGCGAAGATCAGCTCCGCCCACCACCCGTGCTTCACATGAAGACCTTGCTCAGAATGGCAGCGACAATACTCCGACCCAAGATCCTCGGCGCGCAACACTTCAACGCCAGCTTTCTTCCCTCCTTGAGGGAGAAGGAAAGACAAAAgcggagaaggaagaagacatACGGAGGCgtgaagagcaagagatACAAGACGATTACAATGCACAGGTCGGCGAAACCCAAGGACGTGAAATCGAGCATCTGGTGCTTGTCACACATGGTATAGGTCAGCTCCTTAGTTTACG aatgGAGAGTGTCAATTTTGTTCACGATGTCAATGTCCTCCGCAAGACAATCAAGTCAGTGTATGCCAACTCAGCAGATCTGAAAGCATTGAACTCGGAACTTGGGGCTGGACCCGGTAACTGCAGGGTACAGGTTCTTCCCGTTTGCTGGAGACATCTGCTGGACTTTCCCAAGAAGCGtgagaagaagggagagCGTGACCTGGGAGATgtagacgatgatgaagatgagt ATCCATCCTTGGACGACATTACTATCGAAGGGGTGGCATTCGCACGTTCCCTGATCTCGGACCTTGCCTTAGATGTTTTGCTATACCAAAGCTCGTACAGGGCTCAAATCTCGAGGATTGTGCTAAATGAATGCAACAGAATCTTCAAACTATtcaaagaaagaaatccTGATTTCAGAGGAAAGGTTCACTTGATGGGCCACTCTCTGGGTTCCGCGATTCTCTTTGATTTACTTTGCCAGCAAAAGCGGGATCAGTCCGCTGAGCCGAAGTCTGTTCTACGGTTATGGCCAGCTCAGAATATTTCAGAAACACCCAACAAGGACCAtgatctcagccttgagTTCAAAGTCGAGGATTTCTTTTGCCTGGGTTCTCCAATCGGTCTCTTTCAGATGCTCAAGGGACA AACAATAGCGGCCAGACACCGCAACGCATCATCTGACATCAGAGATATTCACGGGGGAAGTACACAAGGGGAATGTTTTCGAACCGCACCGCTTTCTTCAGGAGTAGAGCAGATATCCCCCTTGACTGGTCTTCCTATGTCTGtctcatcaccaaagatTCAGCAGCTCTTTAACATCTTCCACCCATCTGATCCAATTAGTTACCGCCTAGAGCCGCTGATATCTCCGACTATGTCTACACTCAAGCCCCAACTGTTACCATACACGAAAAGAGGAATATTCGGCAATGTCGCCCCACAGGGATTGACGGGAATCGGAGCAAAAGTCGGACAGAGCGTTAGCGGACTGTGGTCAAGCCTCAGTGCTGGCATCGCCAGTAACCTGCTCAATCGATCACTAGGCTTGAGTAACGAAGAGGTTGCACGGATTACCGCCAGCGCCGAAGGCACAGGCCCAGAGACAGGAGCCAAGACAGCAAACCGAGACGTGCCAAATGCTGCAGAGAAACGGGAAGCCACGGATGCACGtatgaagaagcttgcggACTCTGCGTCTGTGTCCGACTCCGGAGCCGGTGACCGTAACCCGACACTGATCGACGAAGAAATCGAAACCTTGTATTCCAATTTCCAAAAGAATCGTGCAGGGCCAAATAAGGACCAGGAAACAACAGGAACAGGAATAGAAAAAGCAACAGCTGACGACGATAAGAAGGCGCGCAAGATGCGCAAGGAAGAAGCTAAAGTCCGAGCACTCAACCGCAACGGCCGAGTTGACTATAGCATTCAAGA GAGCGTCCTGGATTTCAATCCCATCAATACCATTGCATCTCACATGGCTTACTGGGCTGATGAGGACGTAAACCATTTCGTACTCTCGCAGCTGCTATCGAACAGGTCGAGTGTGAAGAGGAATGAGACTGAGCCTCCATCGAAGAACGAGTAA